The following DNA comes from Rosa rugosa chromosome 5, drRosRugo1.1, whole genome shotgun sequence.
TGTGGATATTGGATTATGCATTACATGAGGGATATAGTAGAGGACAAAAACCAAGAGTGGAGTGCTAAGGTAATCAGTAACTAATTTATTGTACTAGTGATTTATTGGATTAATTATCCATTGTTATGCATAACTAAACTTCTGTCCTTGCAGTGGGAAAGAAAAGCAAATCACTATTACACAATGGAGAATGTTGATGTTGTCCGGGCAGAGTGGGCAAAGTATGTTATGAAGTTCAGAGATAACTAGTGCATGTGTAGGTTTATTAACTAGTGCATCAACTTTTGGACATGgatagttgatatatatatatatatatatatatatatatatatatatatatatatatatatatataggccagaTTTTGATTGCAGTACTGCTAGCTATTTTGCTATGTTGTTTAGTTGGTTGCCCACATTGTGTTGTGCTTCTGGTTTATTAGCAAGCAgtactgcatgcatatattttggtGGCTGCCCAGTTTAGTATATATGGGCCGTTTAGAACTGTGATGTTGATGATTAAGttctgatgttgatgattagaacTATGTACCtgagacaatggtggattaatggaaattgcaatgaatgattttggatgtggattttatggtttcaggaATAGCCAATTTTAGtttccagaatgcatgcataccaattgtacaggggactactaaaatgtgtcatcacaaactgcaagctacaacaaaagcacaccaaaatgtgtggttgtAGCTGCACAGACATAACACAAAAATCAATAATAAGTCTATTGTCTGTTTGACAATGGGACAACAAATTGTAGTCTGAAagccaaaacaacaacataagttagtTCAAAGTACTGGCTaaagtgtataacaacaacaaataagtgtgattggacgtgattacagacaatataaaacacgtactattagtggtccttgttatattcagaccacaaaaatttgtcgtcgtaatgagattgacataacaaaaatctattgtctaaaccatttcccaacatcacatatgtataattgaaaaatctttcacacaacacttaaatgtcatacaaataaaccatagaacgacacttaattgtcctctgatacacattacgaccacatataattgtcgtgtaaagtaaattagcacaacctttaagtgttgttatatgagagaagacactacatatgagtcttcatatttcttatttaaagGCATTCAcaccacacaaataagtcttgcaatatgcttcacagaatagtatttcaaaaaatactgtcattgttttgtttatcagacaatacaaaacagttgtttgaatgcttttaaagaaacagatcacaatgttcccaaaatgcaaaactcatcagacgacacattttttatgtcgtctgaaaattcagacgacagaactcttctgtcgttcgatacgcccaagacatgacatcgtactagacgacacattttggttcgttcagacgacagaacagttctgtcgtctgaaggcctttttgacatagtgtaAACACGGGAAGATCCAAACTTAATTGTTGTATTGAAATTAATGGTGAGGTTTAAAATGTGAATCTAATATTGATCTTGGTTTCACAATACTAAGAAGAGTTCAAGCTTTGCTTCATGAGTTCATGCAGAGATCACCGATCATtgtcaaaatatatatataactacaCTGTTAAACCAAAAAATGATCTCAATTACAAATATCTCAACCAGTAATTCATTTTGTTCTATGGTAGAAAAGGACTTGCGGAAAAGTTAACTcgttcttctttatttttcattcGTGCTCCTCACCCTCATCTCTGGTTTCCTCATCTGAGATCTAACTGAAAATAGGCGGCCGAGGGTTATGAgattagaagaaaagaaaagaaaaagtgtaGTTGTCTAATCAATTAGTCATTAGTGGATGACGTGATTATGGGATTCAAAGCTCAAATTGTCTTGGTAAAGATTTGGATGAGGATTGATCAAGCACTAAGGACTAGTTTCTAACTCAAGATGGCGACATGACGTAGCTGTTACAAACTTGATGTCAAAAAGGTTGAGACATACTGGTGGTATAGCAGAGTTTGTATTTCCAAAAGTTTGATCTAATACGTGATTCTGGCTTCGCACTagagtactttttttttttttttttttttttttgactttgtcaaggggaacccaaaggcttcctaggcccaagataaacccattCGGCGCTTGCTGCATGCTAAATCATCGATAAAAATTAGAACCACAAGCTTAAACCAGAAATCAATctcattttattttgttttttaatttgagCAGCTACATGTAGATCTGTACAAGTTGGACAAAACTTTAGTTAGCTTTGATTTCTAACTGATTGATGTTTTCAATTAATCTGTCCTATTATAGAGTCCATCTACTACAAACTGATTAGTCTAAAGAGTCTGTAAGTCAATAAATCTGTAAGCTCCTATATGGGCGTACCTAGCTTATTGCGGATGGAGAGGtggggtggggggggggggggggggtgaccCCCCTGCTCAATATTGTTAAAAGACTATTTATGTTATATTTTTCTAATTTATATGAGACATATTTATAAGAATTTAATCATTTTGCTCattttgaaataaaataaagttttttttattgagaaaaagaaataaaataaaattactatTAACCTTTTAATTGTTAAAACGCGAGAAAATTCtcagcaataaaaaaaaaaattcttctatatTTTCATTCCCtcctttttttatctttttttttttttttatcaaaagaggTCAGTCTATTCTATAGATatagcaagcagtacaaaaacgaaacacctctAAGAGGTCGATAGAAAAAATCGTTCATCAGAGCACCCTAAGACTCCTATtctaaaaaagaacaaaaatctaACATACTCCCAATACACCAACCTTTTATAAAgttcacgcaccattattccaaacaaaaacctagGAACTCCGAAGTAGGAATAAAAAACCCTCAGAGCTACTGGTCTTTGCGACCAAATATCAAAATCAAATAACATAAGGAGTAGAGAATGATATGACACCCTCCGCTCCATCTTCATTCATCAGAACCGCCGGAAATAATAAGCTCCCGTCAACCTCAGCCCAATTGCTAGTCCACAGGCAGCCTAGCATCCAAAATGCACAGTACCCCAAACATAGGCAAAATTCCAATCCAGAGAAGTCCTAGCAGCCCTTAAGGCCTAAACACTGAGCCCAGGAGAAGAACATGATGCCCAAGTCGGCGAAAATGCTATGGACACCCCACAGCCTCTTCGTAGAGCTTTCAGGCCACGAGCCTCAGCCATTGCAAGCCCGCACTGCCACAAGGCCTTCCCTACCGTGCGCCCGAGCCGCTGACTAATATTACCCCTACAAGCTACCCCGCATTCGTCGGCGAACCAGCCCCCGTCAATCTAGCATCCACCTGCAACCCTGCAATCGTCCACGCCGTCAAAGTTGACAACGCGAGTTCCAACAATCAGGCGCTCGTCGATTGCGCCTTTCACCATCCTCCCAGCAGGAGCCAACATCGGATCAAAAACTGGATCTGTCAAAACTCCTCCATCACCGCTACCAACAAAcagaaggagaaggaaaaaaaaaaaggaaaaaaggaccTCCAGCAAGCCCCCAGTCAACGCAAAATGCACCGGAGAAAGACACCACTGTGAGGCCATTTGTGGCATCAACCATAGGTTTGGGAATTTTGTCgaagattaattttttttttgtttaatctaACATCGACACAAATTTGACCCTCCTTAACAAAATTTCTAGCTATGCCACGGTATACTAATTGGATTTTCACAGGTATACAATTAGTAAACAGGTAAGCCCTTCCTCAACTGTGTTCTATAGTCCTGGGATCGATTTGGCTCAGTTTTGTTCGGGATGCCGATCAGTCCCTAAACAGATCGGTTGGGTACAGTTTCGGTACCAAACGGTTTCAACAGTTCTAATGACAGAAATTCCAGAAACCTGAAAAAGTGTAGCATTGTAAATTTGCCTGCCTTCCTAATTAATTAGTTCTCCAGTGAACTTCATGCACATTTCAGTCCAAAATGCAAATAAAAAAGAACTTAGAACTACAAATAactaaaataagtaaataacaaatcTCACATAATAAAATCAGTTTAGTAGATAAGTTCACAGACCACAGTAGCAATGTTCACAAACCACAGTAGCGAATTGAAATCAGTTCAGTAGCTTAGACAAATTGAAATTCAGTAGCCAAATGCCTAAACGGCTAAATAAGTTCATAAAAATATGAAATGTTCAAGttgaaaactgaaaactgaaagCCTAAGAAGTCCATGCTTGTTGCAGAAAACATAATGTCAGAAACTGATCACCATCAACTGTTTTCTAAATCATCAGACATCATTTCTTAAGAGTCATCTTCACTGACTTCAACAACTTCATCATCAGTTTCGGTACCATTCTTTCCCTTAGCTTTTGGAGGAGGACAAGAGCCTAAAGAGATTAAGGTTACATGATCTACATACCAAAGTACAAAACACAAGAAACTGATATCAGAATGTAAAACATAATTGCAAAAATTGAAACGTAAAAACACAAACACAGAAAATTAGAATTCTTTACCTTTCTCACACTTTTCATAGAACTCATAATCTTTGATGCATGGTGCATCTTCTATGCAGCTAATATCATTCCCCCTCAACCAACTTTGTAGATAAATCAATGCTTCGACAAATTTAGGAGTCAATGAACTCTTCCTCCGGTGCGCGCTAAAAGCAAACTCCGATGCAACTGTTGAAACTTGAACAACCAATACATCTTTGGCTATTGTTGCAAGTATAGGGTATTTGGGTCCATTGATCTTCCACCATAACAGAATTGGGAACTCAAACCCTTCCTTCTCATTTGTGAATTCAAGAGAGTCCAGTAGGTATTTATCTACTTCATGTGAAACCACAGCCTCATCAAGCTCAAAAACTACTTTTCTCCAATCATTGATGTAAGATTGTCTTCCACTGCTACCAGTACTTGTTATAGTGCTTTGTAAAGATGAGCTTTCAACCTCTCTTTGACCTCTCTTCTTTGTAGGGGCCTCTCTTTGATTGACAACACATCATGAAAAGTGGTATGGATTATGGGAAGATTACTTGCACTAACTCTTAGAGTAACTTCATAGAACACCCTAAGAAACTTCACAAATGCTTACGCCTTATCCCATTCTTCATCGGATGGAGGCCCTACTCTAGGCCTCTTGCCTTCGCTTGGAACCAAATTTCCTTCCTCAGGCTCTTTGAAATCGGCTGAAAAGCCGCTATCTGGTTGCTCCTTCATCCTTGCAAAGGTTGCTTTGAACTTCAAGGCAGCTTCCAACATTAAGAATGTTGAGTTCCACCTCGTGGGAACATCCATAACAACCAAGCCTATGCAAGGGATCTGTTCCTACTCTACACATGCTTTAAAGCTATCCAACCTTGCTGGTGAAGACCTAACAAACTTTACCGCATTTCTAATGGCTAGCACTGCTCTATTCAATCTCTTCAGCCCACTTCCAACAATCAAATTACAAATATGGGAAGTACACCTAACATGCATGTACTGACCCCTTAAGATtgattctgatttttttcttttgttaaattTGGACCTAACAACTCAATAACACACTTATTGGCTGCTGCATTATCTACTGTTATGGTTAAAACCTTGTTAATCCCCCATTGAAGTAAACAAGACTTAATCAAAAGACCTATGGAATTCCCACTATGGTTAGAAATAGTGCAGAAATTGATTATCCTCTTATGCATTTCCGACTCATCATCGATAAAATGTGCTGTTAGCACCATGTAGTTGAAATTTTGAACAGTACTTGTCCAAGTGTCAGTAGTTAGGCAGACCAATAAgttttcaacttcttcttcgtcttATCATACAATGTAAGAAACTGTTTCACCAAAGTTTTCCTACAAGGGACCTTAAAAATCGGCACTGCAACATGACAAAAATGCCTAAACCCTTGCTTTTCAACGAAGCTAAAAGGAAGCTCATCAACTACAACCATTTCAACACAAGCTTTCATAACTTCATCAGGATTAAATGCTACCATTTTCATTGAATTAAACTTACCTTTATCACCAGCAAGCACTTTCTGATTTTTATCTATCGCTTTCCTTCCTGGATAATACTTGCATGATTTGTTTATGTGCCTAATTATTCCTTGAGTCCCATTTTTGTAAGAATCACAAGCATAGTCTCTTACAAAACCCTTAGGACAATATCTACACTTACCCctcctaaattcttctacaatatCTTCTTGACCCTTCACTTAATTTAGTGACTTTTACATCTTTGTATTCCACAAAGTGCTCCCACACCGAACTACGTTTTCTATCAGCTCGAGGATTGCTATTAACCTTGTCAGACGAAGATGGAGCTCTTGCTCCTGCTTGAGTGACATCTTCTTCTGCTTTCTCAGGGATTGAGCGAGAAGTACCAGTTGAAGAAACAACTAGATTAGAATCTGCTTATTTTTGTACTTGAGATCTCTTCTTACTGTTTTTAACTGAAACAAGtaaattaagcaacaaaaaTGTTACAAGTAATTAAATTGATCGAAATAAGTAAATTAATCAACAATTAGATATGATATAATTAACATTGCATCATAGCATACAACTCTGTAAAAGCCACTGCTATTATAACATGAACTTTCCATCATAGCTGACAACTCCATAAGAAGTAAAAGCTACTGCTATTTCAAAGTATTGCTCAACAATGGTGACTTGGTCATATCTCTGTAAAGTGTAAACCTTCTTCTTAGTAAAAGCTACTGCTACTACAAACTATAAAGCATGAGCCatgaaagaaaacagaaaaatttgagagagtgagagacttGCAATTTTTTCATTGATTCAGAGTGAGAGGCTTGAAGAAtctgagagattgagagagtgaGAAGCTACTGTTAATCGCCTATTCGAGTTGGAGTCAAATCAAGAAGTCTTCACGCTTAAACTCTGATTTGGTCTCTATGAGAGGACAGAGAGCCTTTGTTTTAGGGATGGAGGCTGAGTTGTTTTATGGTTAGGATCTGAGTTGAGAATGCGAAgcaattgggagttcagggttGAAGCTTACGACAACTCGTGCTTCCTATTTAAACCGTTAGAAAATTCAGGTTGGGTCGGACAATATGGTATGTATTTGACCCATACCGGTGCTGACCCGTTTACACATATTTCGGTATGGTTTGGTTCGGGATGCCGGCGAAATGAGTTTTCATACTGACCCAATCGATTTCGGCTCGGATCAGACTGGATCAGCATCGGTTTCTCCGTGTGGAATTCCCAGGCCTAGTGTTCTGGGTTTTTTGGGATGTGATGGCTAATTGTTGTATAACGTTATCACGTACATAAAAAGAGCTAGAGAGCTTTTGGTAGGATAAAGTTTCGAGACTAAAAATATAGGAGAGTATATATAAAAGAGGTTTGCAGTGGTG
Coding sequences within:
- the LOC133708849 gene encoding uncharacterized protein LOC133708849 — protein: MDPLKRRLITGEWRTIVDNSIKIFNAQKHRKGRKTVQWKNCAGIPEQMGDKTCGYWIMHYMRDIVEDKNQEWSAKWERKANHYYTMENVDVVRAEWAKYVMKFRDN